A window of the Dickeya dianthicola NCPPB 453 genome harbors these coding sequences:
- the hmpA gene encoding NO-inducible flavohemoprotein has product MLDQQTIATIKSTIPLLAETGPALTAHFYQRMFHHNPELKDIFNMSNQRNGDQREALFNAICAYATHIENLPALLPAVERIAQKHASFNIQPEQYQIVGAHLLATLDEMFQPGQAVLDAWGKAYGVLADVFIQRESDIYQQSAGQNGGWHGTRPFRIVAKQPQSSLITSFTLEPADGGPVAAFRPGQYLAVYIRDKRFDYQEIRQYSLTNEPNGRAYRIAVKRETMGSVSGYLHDVAREGDVIELAAPHGDFYLEVAPETPVALISAGVGQTPMLSMLHSLKNQQHQADIFWLHAAENTEVHAFADEVADVAAALPSLQSYVWYREAPSEAARSAHVFHGLMALTDLPEPLPVTTLHCYLCGPVAFMQFAARQLLALGITESQIHYECFGPHKVI; this is encoded by the coding sequence ATGCTGGATCAACAAACCATCGCCACCATCAAATCCACCATTCCCCTGCTGGCCGAAACCGGTCCGGCGCTGACGGCTCACTTTTATCAGCGGATGTTCCACCATAATCCGGAACTGAAAGACATCTTCAATATGAGTAATCAGCGTAACGGCGATCAGCGCGAAGCGCTATTCAATGCCATCTGCGCCTACGCGACGCATATCGAAAACCTGCCGGCGCTGTTGCCCGCGGTAGAACGCATCGCTCAAAAACATGCCAGCTTCAATATTCAGCCAGAACAATATCAGATAGTGGGCGCTCACCTGCTGGCAACGCTGGACGAAATGTTCCAGCCCGGCCAGGCGGTGCTGGATGCCTGGGGCAAAGCCTACGGCGTACTGGCGGATGTGTTTATCCAGCGGGAAAGCGACATTTATCAGCAAAGCGCCGGACAAAACGGCGGCTGGCATGGCACACGGCCGTTTCGTATCGTGGCGAAACAGCCGCAAAGCAGCCTGATCACCAGCTTTACGCTGGAGCCGGCGGATGGCGGCCCGGTCGCCGCGTTCCGTCCCGGCCAGTATCTGGCGGTATACATCCGCGATAAGCGCTTTGACTATCAGGAGATTCGTCAGTACTCACTAACGAATGAGCCCAACGGGCGCGCTTACCGTATCGCGGTCAAACGAGAAACGATGGGCAGCGTATCGGGCTACCTGCATGATGTCGCCCGCGAAGGCGATGTGATTGAACTGGCGGCCCCGCACGGTGATTTTTATCTTGAGGTCGCGCCAGAGACACCAGTGGCGCTGATTTCCGCCGGTGTTGGTCAAACGCCGATGCTCAGCATGCTACACAGCCTGAAAAATCAGCAACATCAGGCGGATATCTTCTGGTTGCACGCGGCTGAAAACACAGAGGTACACGCCTTCGCCGATGAGGTCGCCGACGTTGCCGCTGCGCTGCCGTCGTTACAATCCTATGTCTGGTACCGCGAAGCGCCATCGGAAGCAGCGCGTTCCGCGCATGTTTTTCACGGATTGATGGCGCTGACGGATCTCCCGGAACCATTGCCGGTGACAACCCTGCACTGTTATTTATGCGGCCCGGTCGCCTTTATGCAATTTGCCGCCCGGCAACTGCTGGCGTTGGGGATTACCGAATCACAAATTCACTACGAATGCTTTGGTCCGCACAAGGTAATATAA